In a genomic window of uncultured Sphaerochaeta sp.:
- a CDS encoding CBS domain-containing protein: MQEIPINTYTSPNVILELIYRLKVKDVMTTDLVTATKETKLRQIQYIMREKQVTGLPIVVGKRLIGIVSMDDIIQALDKGYIEETAQDHMTRNLIVLEDDMPISFAISYFDRFSYHRFPVLNRHKELVGMITSRDITSTLLVEINREIEELEKRTRTTSLSQEMSGEIHTYSIMKNDFENAGYASTEIKKRLKSAGIAPHIIRRAAIASYELEMNLVVHSDGGELIAEYSPQTLQITARDSGPGISDIEAAMTAGWSTASEWIRSLGFGAGMGLPNVKSVSDDFAIESGRSGTTVVSTIELHPNHEEE; the protein is encoded by the coding sequence ATGCAAGAGATACCTATCAATACCTATACCTCGCCGAATGTCATTCTTGAACTCATTTACCGCCTCAAGGTGAAGGATGTCATGACCACCGACTTGGTGACGGCAACCAAGGAGACCAAGCTCAGGCAGATCCAATACATCATGCGTGAGAAGCAGGTCACAGGCCTGCCTATCGTAGTGGGCAAGAGGCTCATTGGGATCGTGAGCATGGATGACATCATCCAAGCCCTCGACAAGGGGTATATTGAGGAAACGGCACAGGATCATATGACCCGAAACCTCATTGTCCTTGAGGATGATATGCCGATTTCGTTTGCCATCAGCTACTTTGACCGTTTCAGCTACCACCGGTTCCCCGTGCTCAACCGGCACAAGGAGTTGGTCGGCATGATCACCAGCAGGGATATCACCAGTACCCTGCTGGTGGAGATCAACCGGGAAATCGAGGAGCTGGAGAAGCGCACGCGCACCACCAGCCTCAGCCAGGAGATGAGCGGGGAGATCCATACCTACTCAATCATGAAAAATGATTTCGAGAATGCAGGCTATGCCTCCACCGAGATCAAGAAACGGCTCAAGAGTGCAGGAATCGCCCCCCACATCATCCGGCGGGCAGCCATTGCCAGCTATGAGCTGGAAATGAATCTGGTGGTGCACTCCGACGGCGGGGAGTTGATCGCCGAATATTCGCCGCAGACCTTGCAGATCACCGCCCGCGACAGCGGGCCGGGCATCAGTGACATAGAAGCTGCAATGACCGCCGGCTGGTCCACAGCCAGCGAGTGGATACGATCGCTTGGATTCGGAGCCGGCATGGGCCTTCCCAATGTGAAATCCGTATCCGATGATTTCGCCATCGAGAGTG
- a CDS encoding pseudouridine synthase — MDNELRVDLIHEDPDFLIVDKPSGLPTVPLKDDPKEKATLLSLVGRMYPEVLSVEGANAWEGGVLHRLDTATSGLVVIARSREVYASLQAIGKAELFLKEYRARSSHYQEPQLPGFPPYPFDDPVACGGREVSIGSLFRRFGENRAQVRPVLADSPKHLLDKTSGTWYLTRVGYSGRDDKDAHLFTCRLTSGFRHQVRVHMAWSGWPLDGDTVYQGKAADRLGLRAVAVEFPHPKTGRPFEIRLEE, encoded by the coding sequence ATGGATAATGAGTTGCGTGTGGACCTCATCCATGAGGATCCTGATTTTCTGATTGTTGATAAGCCATCCGGCCTGCCGACCGTCCCCCTGAAGGACGATCCGAAGGAGAAAGCGACCTTGCTGTCTCTTGTTGGCAGGATGTATCCCGAAGTGCTGTCAGTGGAGGGTGCGAACGCCTGGGAAGGTGGGGTGTTGCACCGTCTCGATACAGCCACCAGTGGCTTGGTGGTCATCGCCCGATCCAGGGAGGTGTATGCTTCGTTGCAGGCCATCGGGAAAGCGGAACTCTTTCTCAAGGAGTATCGCGCCCGGTCCTCACACTACCAGGAACCCCAACTGCCTGGATTCCCTCCCTATCCGTTTGATGATCCTGTCGCTTGTGGTGGCAGGGAGGTTTCCATTGGTAGTCTTTTCCGCCGATTCGGGGAGAACAGGGCTCAAGTACGTCCGGTACTTGCAGACAGTCCCAAACACCTTCTGGACAAGACCAGCGGAACGTGGTATCTGACAAGGGTTGGGTACAGCGGCAGGGATGACAAGGATGCACATCTTTTTACCTGTAGGCTAACTTCCGGGTTCAGGCATCAGGTACGTGTCCACATGGCATGGAGCGGCTGGCCGCTCGATGGGGACACCGTCTATCAGGGAAAGGCAGCTGATCGGCTTGGCCTTCGGGCTGTGGCAGTGGAGTTCCCCCATCCCAAAACCGGACGCCCGTTTGAGATCCGGTTGGAAGAGTAA